The following are encoded in a window of Solidesulfovibrio magneticus RS-1 genomic DNA:
- a CDS encoding ABC transporter substrate-binding protein: MRLAKLVLWAAFWLAALAPAALAQKAGPLTFGVLLPITGPLAEFGKTSKAALDLAQADINAYLAASGQGGTATFLIENTGGSPEQALEKLKSLAGRGVRAVLGPYSDDEAEACLEFADKNNIVLISQGSSGPFLSKKGDNLFRLSPSDTYQAEAVTGLMRQEGVTAVVPLWRADRFGDDMVVHVKARFKQLGGEALPGSRYSADRKDFGPILDDLAKQLAQAQRSGASAKAAIYFAGGEEIVPILKAAAKRPELVSVGWYGSSATAMLDAIAKDPESAAAAMKVRLASPRYGEGGANVYGLIERRIQEKTDTFPDAESVAAYDAAWAAFFTAQAVGGTSDFARFKQGLVQTCERMYGATGWLALNEHGDRREDWDFDFWVLRTENGKPFWEKAARYQFEPGTAKELFLSSGKK; this comes from the coding sequence ATGAGGCTGGCAAAGCTGGTTTTGTGGGCGGCGTTCTGGCTGGCGGCCCTGGCCCCGGCGGCCCTGGCCCAGAAGGCCGGGCCGTTGACCTTTGGCGTGCTGCTGCCGATTACCGGACCCCTGGCCGAATTCGGCAAGACATCCAAGGCCGCGCTGGACTTGGCCCAGGCCGACATCAACGCCTATCTGGCCGCTTCGGGCCAGGGCGGGACGGCGACGTTTCTGATCGAGAACACCGGCGGCAGCCCGGAGCAGGCGCTGGAAAAGCTCAAATCCCTGGCCGGGCGCGGCGTGCGGGCGGTCCTTGGCCCCTATTCCGACGACGAGGCCGAGGCCTGCCTGGAATTCGCCGACAAAAACAACATCGTGCTCATAAGCCAGGGCAGCTCCGGCCCGTTTCTCTCCAAAAAGGGCGACAACCTGTTTCGCCTTTCGCCCTCGGACACCTATCAGGCCGAGGCGGTCACCGGGCTGATGCGCCAGGAGGGCGTGACGGCGGTGGTTCCGTTGTGGCGGGCCGACCGGTTTGGCGACGACATGGTGGTGCACGTCAAGGCGCGCTTCAAGCAGCTTGGCGGCGAGGCCCTGCCTGGATCGCGCTATTCGGCCGACCGCAAGGATTTCGGACCCATCCTCGATGATCTGGCCAAGCAGCTGGCCCAGGCCCAGCGCAGCGGCGCGTCGGCCAAGGCGGCCATCTATTTCGCCGGCGGCGAGGAGATCGTGCCCATCCTCAAGGCGGCGGCCAAGCGGCCGGAGCTGGTCAGCGTGGGCTGGTACGGCTCCAGCGCCACGGCCATGCTCGACGCCATCGCCAAGGACCCGGAGAGCGCGGCGGCGGCCATGAAGGTGCGCCTGGCCAGCCCCCGCTACGGCGAGGGCGGGGCCAACGTCTACGGGCTTATCGAGCGGCGCATCCAGGAAAAGACCGACACCTTCCCCGACGCCGAGAGCGTGGCCGCTTACGACGCGGCCTGGGCGGCCTTTTTCACGGCCCAGGCCGTGGGCGGCACATCGGATTTCGCCCGGTTCAAGCAGGGGCTGGTCCAGACCTGCGAGCGCATGTACGGGGCCACCGGCTGGCTGGCCCTCAACGAGCACGGCGACCGCCGCGAGGACTGGGATTTCGATTTTTGGGTGCTGCGGACCGAAAACGGCAAGCCGTTTTGGGAAAAGGCGGCCCGTTACCAGTTCGAGCCGGGCACGGCCAAGGAGCTGTTCCTGAGTTCGGGCAAGAAGTAG